Proteins from a single region of Amycolatopsis sp. CA-230715:
- a CDS encoding RluA family pseudouridine synthase: MRRKRVSPLPPRNGLDAARLRLPAEGPWTTLREHLVARLPRLDPERIDGMLREERIHGEDGPLGLDAPFVPNSVIWFHRDLPDEAPVPFEVELVHRDDHLLVVDKPHFLSTIPRGRHVMETALVRLRHDLGLPELVPAHRLDRVTAGLVMFVITPERRGAYQTLFRDRKVTKTYEAIARADLSLAEPRTVRSRIVKERGIYTAYEVPGEPNSETVVELAEHRDGLGRYSLSPKTGRTHQLRLHMSGLGVPILGDRFYPEFTETALDDFTRPLQLLAKTLEFTDPVTGEHRRFDSGRVLQAWSSYPDWARD, from the coding sequence ATGAGACGCAAGCGTGTTTCCCCGCTCCCGCCGCGCAACGGGCTCGACGCGGCACGCCTGCGGCTGCCCGCCGAAGGGCCGTGGACCACGCTGCGCGAGCACCTCGTGGCGAGGCTGCCGCGGCTCGACCCCGAGCGGATCGACGGCATGCTCCGCGAGGAGCGCATCCACGGCGAGGACGGCCCGCTCGGACTCGACGCGCCGTTCGTGCCGAACTCGGTGATCTGGTTCCACCGCGACCTCCCCGACGAGGCGCCGGTGCCCTTCGAGGTCGAGCTCGTGCACCGCGACGACCACCTGCTGGTGGTCGACAAACCGCACTTCCTCAGCACCATCCCGCGCGGGCGGCACGTGATGGAGACCGCGCTCGTGCGGCTGCGCCACGATCTCGGCCTGCCCGAACTCGTCCCGGCGCACCGGCTCGACCGGGTCACCGCCGGCCTGGTCATGTTCGTGATCACCCCCGAACGGCGCGGCGCCTACCAAACGCTGTTCCGCGACCGGAAGGTCACGAAGACCTACGAGGCGATCGCGCGCGCCGACCTTTCGCTCGCCGAACCGCGCACGGTCCGAAGCCGGATCGTGAAGGAACGCGGCATCTACACCGCCTACGAGGTTCCCGGTGAGCCGAACAGCGAAACCGTCGTCGAACTCGCCGAGCACCGCGACGGGCTCGGCCGGTACTCGCTTTCCCCGAAGACCGGGCGCACGCACCAGCTCCGCCTGCACATGAGCGGGCTCGGCGTGCCCATCCTCGGTGACCGGTTCTACCCCGAGTTCACCGAAACCGCGCTCGACGACTTCACCCGCCCGCTGCAGCTGCTGGCGAAGACGCTGGAGTTCACCGATCCCGTCACCGGCGAACACCGGCGCTTCGACAGCGGCCGCGTGCTCCAGGCGTGGTCGTCCTATCCGGACTGGGCCAGGGACTGA
- a CDS encoding maleate cis-trans isomerase family protein, protein METDLADGPAPQTGVGVVAPFDFRQDRELWRWVPADVTVYVARTASVPVWDNLDMVSRLNRASQLVGPTREVCGVGAEVVAYACTACAFVGGAERERVLREAMEIEGARHAVTAASAAVEAIRQVGGMKVAVVHPYQRPVGERLREFLAESGLGVADTTPLGLPMEQVYSVTYREVFELVRRGDRDDADAVFVSCTALPTYDVIAPLERELGKPVVTANQATMWASLRAIGKGLNGEGQSLAQSG, encoded by the coding sequence GTGGAGACCGATCTCGCTGACGGGCCCGCGCCGCAGACCGGTGTCGGTGTCGTCGCCCCGTTCGACTTCCGCCAGGATCGCGAGCTGTGGCGGTGGGTGCCCGCCGACGTCACGGTGTACGTGGCGCGCACGGCGTCCGTGCCGGTGTGGGACAACCTCGACATGGTGTCGCGGCTCAACCGCGCGAGCCAGCTCGTCGGCCCGACCCGCGAGGTGTGCGGCGTGGGCGCGGAAGTGGTCGCCTACGCGTGCACGGCGTGCGCGTTCGTGGGTGGTGCCGAACGGGAACGCGTGCTGCGGGAGGCGATGGAGATCGAGGGCGCGCGCCACGCGGTGACGGCGGCGAGCGCGGCGGTCGAGGCCATCCGGCAGGTCGGCGGCATGAAGGTCGCGGTGGTGCACCCCTACCAGCGCCCGGTCGGCGAGCGGTTGCGCGAGTTCCTCGCCGAGTCGGGGCTCGGCGTGGCGGACACCACGCCGCTGGGCCTTCCGATGGAGCAGGTCTACTCGGTGACCTATCGCGAGGTTTTCGAGCTGGTCCGCCGGGGCGATCGCGACGACGCCGACGCGGTGTTCGTGAGCTGCACCGCGCTGCCGACCTACGACGTGATCGCGCCGCTGGAGCGGGAGCTGGGCAAACCGGTGGTGACGGCGAACCAGGCGACGATGTGGGCTTCGCTGCGCGCGATCGGGAAGGGCTTGAACGGCGAGGGTCAGTCCCTGGCCCAGTCCGGATAG